A stretch of the Salmo salar chromosome ssa20, Ssal_v3.1, whole genome shotgun sequence genome encodes the following:
- the slc25a25a gene encoding calcium-binding mitochondrial carrier protein SCaMC-2-A: MLGLCLYVPVPNSDAIEFEYYESNGLPSELKSLFKLSVFLPSQECSIYRKWRKKAVKSADNDLDGQMVFEEFVHYLQDQEKDLKLVFKNLDRRRADKMDSKEIMQSLQDLGVHISQQHAEKVLQSMDKNGTMTIDRNEWSNYPLLQPKENNIPEITLYWKHSTLFDVGDNLMVPDDFTTEEKLTGMWWRHLVAGGGAGAVSRTFTAPLDRLKVLMQVHGSRSNNMCIMSGLTQMIKEGGMRSLWRGNGINIIKIAPESAIKFMAYEQIKRLIGSDKETLGILERFVAGSMAGVIAQSTIYPMEVLKTRLALRKTGQYSGISDCAKSIFRREGLGAFYKGFIPNMMGIIPYAGMDLAVYETLKNSWLEKYGTNSTDPGVLVLLGCGTVSSTCGQLASYPLALVRTRMQAQAMLEGSPQMTMSGLFKQIIQTEGATGLYRGLAPNFLKVIPAVSISYVVYENLKTSLGVKSR; encoded by the exons ATGCTTGGCCTGTGCCTTTATGTGCCTGTTCCGAATTCGGATGCTATTGAATTCGAGTATTATGAGTCCAATGGACTACCATCGGAGCTGAAATCGCTCTTCAAATTGAGTGTGTTTCTACCGTCCCAAGAATGTTCAATTTATCGGAAATGGCGAAAG AAAGCGGTGAAAAGTGCAGACAATGACCTGGATGGGCAGATGGTCTTTGAGGAGTTTGTTCACTATTTGCAAGATCAGGAGAAAGATCTGAAACTCGTCTTCAAGAACCTAGACAGAAGGAGAGCTG ATAAAATGGATTCTAAGGAGATCATGCAGTCTCTCCAGGACCTTGGTGTTCACATATCCCAGCAGCATGCAGAGAAGGTCCTACAGAG catgGATAAGAATGGAACAATGACCATCGACAGGAATGAGTGGAGCAACTACCCTCTGCTACAGCCCAAAGAGAACAACATCCCTGAGATCACCCTCTACTGGAAACACTCcacg CTGTTTGACGTAGGCGACAATCTGATGGTGCCTGATGACTTCACAACAGAGGAGAAACTGACCGGGATGTGGTGGAGGCATCTGGTAGCAGGCGGAGGTGCAGGAGCAGTGTCCCGAACGTTCACCGCCCCCTTAGACCGACTCAAAGTACTCATGCAG GTCCATGGTTCCCGTAGCAACAACATGTGCATCATGAGTGGGCTCACCCAGATGATCAAAGAAGGTGGGATGAGGTCGCTGTGGAGAGGGAATGGAATCAACATTATCAAAATCGCCCCTGAATCCGCCATCAAGTTCATGGCCTATGAGCAG ATCAAGCGTTTGATTGGCAGTGATAAGGAGACACTTGGCATCCTGGAGCGTTTTGTAGCTGGCTCTATGGCTGGAGTCATCGCTCAGAGCACCATCTACCCCATGGAG GTTCTGAAAACACGGCTTGCCCTGCGAAAGACTGGTCAGTACTCTGGTATCTCTGACTGTGCAAAGAGCATCTTCAGGAGAGAGGGACTAGGTGCCTTTTACAAGGGCTTCATCCCCAACATGATGGGCATCATCCCCTACGCTGGAATGGACCTGGCTGTGTATGAG ACATTGAAGAACTCTTGGTTAGAGAAGTATGGCACCAACAGTACTGACCCGGGAGTGTTAGTTCTGCTTGGATGTGGCACAGTCTCCAGCACCTGTGGTCAGCTGGCCAGCTACCCCCTGGCCCTTGTCAGGACCCGCATGCAGGCACAAG CCATGCTGGAGGGCAGCCCACAGATGACAATGTCAGGGCTCTTCAAACAAATCATCCAGACGGAAGGAGCCACTGGCCTCTACAGGGGCCTGGCCCCTAACTTCCTGAAGGTCATTCCAGCTGTCAGCATCAGCTATGTGGTGTACGAGAACCTGAAGACGTCGCTGGGAGTTAAGTCGCGATGA